The Culex pipiens pallens isolate TS unplaced genomic scaffold, TS_CPP_V2 Cpp_Un0003, whole genome shotgun sequence genome includes a region encoding these proteins:
- the LOC128093699 gene encoding uncharacterized protein LOC128093699 isoform X3: MSDSKMPFNIEPFIPGTVPFSQFLEQLEWVFAHHKVTEDKDKMTSFMAACNREVYKEIKRLFPSKDLKQLTFKEITDALLKRYDKQVAGFIQRFQFYNRKQGLYESAEDFILDVKQHAELCDFGAFKDVAIRDRLICGMADSVLQENMFDEDDLSLARVEKLIMNREANNARKKLISGESRRASVLNRLGRRDGAAPDNRNRSRSRGRDLRGRSRSRSGRDWLDVFFPGWRNTFGDTCQVNQLATAADQVLADVESKFASVFDKSLATPIKGFEADLVLKDDTPIFKRAYDVPLRLREQVYQHLESLEKDGVITPVDASEWASPVIIVVKKDGGIRMVIDCKVSINKVIIPNTYPLPLPQDLFASLAGAKVFCSLDLTGAYTQLLLSKKSRKLMVINTIKGLFLYNRLPQGASSSAAIF; the protein is encoded by the exons aTGTCAGACTCCAAGATGCCTTTCAACATCGAGCCTTTCATCCCGGGCACGGTTCCATTCTCGCAGTTCCTGGAACAATTGGAATGGGTGTTTGCGCATCACAAAGTGACAGAAGACAAGGACAAGATGACGTCGTTCATGGCAGCATGCAATCGTGAGGTTTATAAGGAAATAAAACGTTTGTTTCCAAGTAAGGACCTCAAACAGCTTACGTTCAAGGAAATCACCGACGCCTTGTTGAAGCGCTACGATAAGCAGGTTGCCGGTTTTATCCAGCGGTTCCAATTTTACAACCGCAAGCAAGGGCTGTACGAATCGGCGGAAGATTTCATTCTGGATGTCAAACAGCACGCGGAGCTGTGCGATTTTGGTGCTTTTAAGGACGTTGCGATCCGCGACAGGCTGATCTGTGGGATGGCTGACTCTGTGTTGCAGGAGAACATGTTTGACGAGGATGATTTGTCTCTTGCCCGAGTCGAGAAGTTGATTATGAACCGTGAAGCCAACAACGCGAGGAAGAAGCTGATTTCTGGTGAATCGAGGCGCGCAAGTGTGTTGAATCGACTGGGTCGACGTGATGGTGCAGCCCCGGATAACAGGAATCGATCTCGCAGCAGAGGACGCGATCTGCGGggacggagtcggagtcgttctG GTCGTGATTGGCTGGACGTTTTCTTCCCTGGATGGCGCAACACGTTTGGAGATACCTGCCAGGTGAATCAACTAGCGACTGCGGCGGACCAAGTTTTAGCTGATGTTGAAAGTAAGTTTGCTAGTGTTTTTGACAAATCTCTTGCTACGCCGATTAAAGGTTTTGAGGCTGATCTTGTATTGAAGGATGATACACCGATTTTCAAGAGGGCTTATGACGTTCCATTAAGGCTCAGGGAGCAAGTTTATCAACATTTAGAAAGTTTGGAGAAAGATGGCGTCATAACTCCGGTTGACGCAAGTGAGTGGGCGTCTCCGGTGATCATCGTGGTTAAAAAAGATGGTGGAATTAGGATGGTGATCGATTGTAAAGTTTCGATTAACAAGGTCATCATTCCTAATACTTATCCACTTCCGTTGCCTCAAGATTTGTTTGCCTCTCTGGCTGGAGCTAAGGTGTTTTGCTCGCTAGATTTGACTGGTGCGTATACACAGTTGTTGTTGTCGAAGAAATCAAGAAAGTTGATGGTGATTAACACTATAAAGGGTTTGTTTTTGTACAATCGTTTACCGCAAGGTGCTTCCTCAAGTGCGGCAATTTTTTAG
- the LOC128093699 gene encoding uncharacterized protein K02A2.6-like isoform X1, producing the protein MPFNIEPFIPGTVPFSQFLEQLEWVFAHHKVTEDKDKMTSFMAACNREVYKEIKRLFPSKDLKQLTFKEITDALLKRYDKQVAGFIQRFQFYNRKQGLYESAEDFILDVKQHAELCDFGAFKDVAIRDRLICGMADSVLQENMFDEDDLSLARVEKLIMNREANNARKKLISGESRRASVLNRLGRRDGAAPDNRNRSRSRGRDLRGRSRSRSGSFDRRKREASKKKFFCTFCRRNGHSRSYCYDLPKNKKHVKFVDEQPAAKQQSASQQKQSRDKFNRSFTDDECDMQCLSIASVNKVNEPCFRKVVVAGLLLSMEVDCGAAVSVVCWSTYSQMFNHIPLEKCNKKLAVINGSSLKVEGQFYVLVELNGKRQTVSLIVLRSFNEFVPLLGRDWLDVFFPGWRNTFGDTCQVNQLATAADQVLADVESKFASVFDKSLATPIKGFEADLVLKDDTPIFKRAYDVPLRLREQVYQHLESLEKDGVITPVDASEWASPVIIVVKKDGGIRMVIDCKVSINKVIIPNTYPLPLPQDLFASLAGAKVFCSLDLTGAYTQLLLSKKSRKLMVINTIKGLFLYNRLPQGASSSAAIF; encoded by the coding sequence ATGCCTTTCAACATCGAGCCTTTCATCCCGGGCACGGTTCCATTCTCGCAGTTCCTGGAACAATTGGAATGGGTGTTTGCGCATCACAAAGTGACAGAAGACAAGGACAAGATGACGTCGTTCATGGCAGCATGCAATCGTGAGGTTTATAAGGAAATAAAACGTTTGTTTCCAAGTAAGGACCTCAAACAGCTTACGTTCAAGGAAATCACCGACGCCTTGTTGAAGCGCTACGATAAGCAGGTTGCCGGTTTTATCCAGCGGTTCCAATTTTACAACCGCAAGCAAGGGCTGTACGAATCGGCGGAAGATTTCATTCTGGATGTCAAACAGCACGCGGAGCTGTGCGATTTTGGTGCTTTTAAGGACGTTGCGATCCGCGACAGGCTGATCTGTGGGATGGCTGACTCTGTGTTGCAGGAGAACATGTTTGACGAGGATGATTTGTCTCTTGCCCGAGTCGAGAAGTTGATTATGAACCGTGAAGCCAACAACGCGAGGAAGAAGCTGATTTCTGGTGAATCGAGGCGCGCAAGTGTGTTGAATCGACTGGGTCGACGTGATGGTGCAGCCCCGGATAACAGGAATCGATCTCGCAGCAGAGGACGCGATCTGCGGggacggagtcggagtcgttctGGTTCGTTTGACCGCAGAAAGCGTGAAGCAtctaagaaaaagtttttctgTACGTTTTGCCGTCGTAATGGCCACTCCAGATCTTACTGCTACGATTTGCCCAAGAACAAGAAGCATGTGAAGTTTGTTGATGAGCAGCCAGCAGCGAAGCAGCAGTCGGCTAGTCAACAAAAACAATCGCGCGACAAGTTTAATCGGTCGTTTACTGATGATGAGTGCGACATGCAGTGTTTAAGCATCGCATCGGTAAACAAAGTCAACGAGCCGTGTTTTAGAAAGGTTGTTGTTGCAGGATTGTTGTTGTCGATGGAGGTTGACTGTGGTGCGGCTGTCTCGGTGGTTTGCTGGTCTACTTACAGCCAGATGTTTAACCACATTCCGTTAGAGAAGTGTAATAAGAAGCTCGCGGTTATCAACGGCAGTAGTTTGAAGGTCGAGGGACAGTTTTATGTCCTGGTGGAATTAAACGGCAAACGACAGACAGTTtctctgattgttttgagaagTTTCAACGAGTTTGTACCTCTGTTAGGTCGTGATTGGCTGGACGTTTTCTTCCCTGGATGGCGCAACACGTTTGGAGATACCTGCCAGGTGAATCAACTAGCGACTGCGGCGGACCAAGTTTTAGCTGATGTTGAAAGTAAGTTTGCTAGTGTTTTTGACAAATCTCTTGCTACGCCGATTAAAGGTTTTGAGGCTGATCTTGTATTGAAGGATGATACACCGATTTTCAAGAGGGCTTATGACGTTCCATTAAGGCTCAGGGAGCAAGTTTATCAACATTTAGAAAGTTTGGAGAAAGATGGCGTCATAACTCCGGTTGACGCAAGTGAGTGGGCGTCTCCGGTGATCATCGTGGTTAAAAAAGATGGTGGAATTAGGATGGTGATCGATTGTAAAGTTTCGATTAACAAGGTCATCATTCCTAATACTTATCCACTTCCGTTGCCTCAAGATTTGTTTGCCTCTCTGGCTGGAGCTAAGGTGTTTTGCTCGCTAGATTTGACTGGTGCGTATACACAGTTGTTGTTGTCGAAGAAATCAAGAAAGTTGATGGTGATTAACACTATAAAGGGTTTGTTTTTGTACAATCGTTTACCGCAAGGTGCTTCCTCAAGTGCGGCAATTTTTTAG